A genomic window from Lotus japonicus ecotype B-129 chromosome 1, LjGifu_v1.2 includes:
- the LOC130730026 gene encoding phosphatidylinositol 4-kinase gamma 1 — protein sequence MRLFKMAVAIDQQHHGFKPFSRSQRCKLQSFGHLDHNILELSHTSFSHSIELAFESDNIHRSFSTPCLGLTTLSSEDLTSHHPPPRIEIVRGSGAPVHALVAEVAIAMASGVKPVPLPSGLGGAYVFKNKSGTNIAVAKPVDEEPAALNNPNSLMGQMLGQQGWKHSIRVGETGIRELAAYLLDHGGFAGVPPTALVKFSHAEFSAATDNASAEAATVPKLASLQRFIGHGFDAGELGPSFFSVDSVHQIGILDIRLLNLDRHAGNMLVMKHDHKSYASGVALADLVPIDHGFSLPEWLDDPYFEWLHWPQASVPFSESELEYISKLDPFKDAEILRTEVPSLRESSVRVLIICTIFLKQATAAGLCLAQIGQMMTRGFCGDEETTSELEKISLQVKASSTPHVSSNEDNSKEGTEGEEAKSGVSFGDLNQGEWESFLESFNKFVPEVFEDKKCKNR from the coding sequence ATGAGATTGTTCAAAATGGCTGTAGCCATTGACCAACAACATCATGGATTTAAGCCATTTAGCCGATCCCAGAGATGCAAACTCCAATCCTTTGGTCACCTCGATCACAACATTCTCGAGCTTAGCCACACTAGTTTTTCCCACTCCATTGAACTAGCATTCGAATCCGACAACATTCACCGCAGTTTCTCCACTCCATGCCTGGGACTCACCACACTATCAAGTGAGGACCTCACTTCTCATCATCCTCCTCCAAGGATTGAGATAGTTCGCGGAAGTGGAGCTCCAGTACATGCTCTAGTTGCTGAGGTTGCCATAGCCATGGCCTCTGGTGTTAAACCTGTTCCACTCCCAAGTGGACTAGGCGGTGCCTATGTTTTCAAGAACAAAAGTGGCACCAACATTGCTGTAGCAAAGCCAGTAGATGAAGAACCAGCAGCCCTGAACAACCCAAACAGCTTAATGGGTCAAATGCTGGGGCAACAAGGGTGGAAGCATTCAATTAGAGTAGGTGAAACTGGAATCAGAGAACTAGCTGCTTATCTTCTTGATCATGGAGGATTTGCTGGTGTGCCTCCAACCGCTTTAGTAAAATTCTCTCATGCTGAATTCTCTGCTGCTACTGACAATGCTTCTGCAGAAGCAGCCACAGTACCTAAACTTGCCTCACTCCAACGCTTTATTGGCCATGGTTTTGATGCAGGAGAGTTAGGCCCTTCTTTCTTCTCAGTTGATTCAGTCCACCAGATTGGAATTTTGGACATTAGGCTCTTGAATCTTGACAGACATGCTGGTAACATGCTTGTGATGAAACATGACCACAAAAGCTATGCTAGTGGAGTTGCACTTGCTGACCTTGTTCCAATTGACCATGGTTTTTCCCTCCCAGAGTGGCTGGATGATCCATATTTCGAGTGGCTGCACTGGCCACAAGCCTCAGTTCCTTTCTCAGAATCTGAACTCGAATACATTTCGAAGCTTGATCCTTTCAAAGACGCTGAAATCCTGAGGACTGAGGTCCCTTCTTTGAGGGAGTCCTCCGTTCGTGTTCTTATCATCTGCACCATTTTCTTGAAGCAAGCTACTGCGGCCGGCCTTTGTCTGGCCCAAATAGGCCAGATGATGACCAGGGGGTTTTGTGGCGATGAAGAGACAACAAGTGAACTTGAAAAGATTAGTTTGCAAGTCAAGGCTAGTAGCACCCCTCATGTTTCAAGCAATGAGGATAATAGCAAGGAAGGAACTGAAGGAGAGGAGGCCAAATCTGGAGTTTCTTTTGGAGACCTTAACCAAGGAGAATGGGAATCGTTCTTGGAGAGTTTTAACAAGTTTGTGCCTGAAGTTTTTGAGGATAAGAAGTGCAAGAATCGTTGA
- the LOC130730028 gene encoding cysteine proteinase inhibitor 12-like isoform X1 — translation MTKLLVFFVAFMLPLSGFYEFGLCTQQDNNNNNNNNNNNNNNNNNNNNIITMNLGARDATPDGAAIENLARFAVHEHNKKENALLEFARVLKTKEQVIAGKIYYLTLEAIDGGKKKIYEAKIWVKPWMNFIQLQEFKLAHVTSPFRSSDLGVKQEGHIFGWYEVPIHNSEVKDAANYAVKSIAKRSNSLSPYELREIVLAKTKKIEDYVKFNLLLKVSRGIKEEIFRVEVNKKLGGRFYVSWLQQDHS, via the exons ATGACGAAGCTTCTCGTGTTCTTTGTTGCTTTTATGCTTCCACTTTCTGGGTTCTATGAGTTTGGTTTATGCACGCAGCaggacaacaacaacaacaacaacaacaacaacaacaacaacaacaacaacaacaacaacaacaacatcattACAATGAATCTGGGAGCACGCGATGCTACTCCTGACGGTGCTGCAATTGAAAACCTTGCTCGTTTCGCCGTTCATGAACATAACAAAAAAgag AATGCCCTTCTTGAATTTGCAAGGGTATTGAAAACCAAGGAACAGGTGATAGCAGGTAAAATATATTATCTTACATTGGAAGCAATTGATGGCGGAAAGAAGAAGATTTATGAAGCCAAAATTTGGGTGAAGCCATGGATGAACTTCATACAATTGCAGGAATTCAAGCTTGCTCATGTCACCTCTCCCTTCAGGAGTTCAGATCTTGGCGTTAAGCAAG AGGGACACATATTCGGATGGTATGAAGTGCCAATTCACAATTCTGAGGTCAAAGATGCTGCTAACTATGCTGTGAAGTCCATTGCGAAGAGGTCCAACTCTCTGTCTCCATACGAGCTTCGGGAGATTGTTCTGGCCAAGACCAAG AAAATTGAAGACTATGTCAAGTTTAACCTGCTTCTGAAGGTAAGCAGGGGAATCAAAGAAGAAATATTCAGGGTTGAAGTGAATAAGAAACTAGGGGGGAGGTTCTACGTGAGCTGGCTGCAACAAGACCACTCCTGA
- the LOC130730028 gene encoding cysteine proteinase inhibitor 12-like isoform X2, which produces MTKLLVFFVAFMLPLSGFYEFGLCTQQDNNNNNIITMNLGARDATPDGAAIENLARFAVHEHNKKENALLEFARVLKTKEQVIAGKIYYLTLEAIDGGKKKIYEAKIWVKPWMNFIQLQEFKLAHVTSPFRSSDLGVKQEGHIFGWYEVPIHNSEVKDAANYAVKSIAKRSNSLSPYELREIVLAKTKKIEDYVKFNLLLKVSRGIKEEIFRVEVNKKLGGRFYVSWLQQDHS; this is translated from the exons ATGACGAAGCTTCTCGTGTTCTTTGTTGCTTTTATGCTTCCACTTTCTGGGTTCTATGAGTTTGGTTTATGCACGCAGCagg acaacaacaacaacaacatcattACAATGAATCTGGGAGCACGCGATGCTACTCCTGACGGTGCTGCAATTGAAAACCTTGCTCGTTTCGCCGTTCATGAACATAACAAAAAAgag AATGCCCTTCTTGAATTTGCAAGGGTATTGAAAACCAAGGAACAGGTGATAGCAGGTAAAATATATTATCTTACATTGGAAGCAATTGATGGCGGAAAGAAGAAGATTTATGAAGCCAAAATTTGGGTGAAGCCATGGATGAACTTCATACAATTGCAGGAATTCAAGCTTGCTCATGTCACCTCTCCCTTCAGGAGTTCAGATCTTGGCGTTAAGCAAG AGGGACACATATTCGGATGGTATGAAGTGCCAATTCACAATTCTGAGGTCAAAGATGCTGCTAACTATGCTGTGAAGTCCATTGCGAAGAGGTCCAACTCTCTGTCTCCATACGAGCTTCGGGAGATTGTTCTGGCCAAGACCAAG AAAATTGAAGACTATGTCAAGTTTAACCTGCTTCTGAAGGTAAGCAGGGGAATCAAAGAAGAAATATTCAGGGTTGAAGTGAATAAGAAACTAGGGGGGAGGTTCTACGTGAGCTGGCTGCAACAAGACCACTCCTGA
- the LOC130730027 gene encoding cytochrome P450 98A2: MSLLLAIPISLITLLLSYTLYQRLKFKLPPGPRPWPVVGNLYDIKPVRFRCFAEWAQSYGPIISVWFGSTLNVVVSNSELAKEVLKEKDQQLADRHRSRSAAKFSRDGQDLIWADYGPHYVKVRKVCTLELFSPKRLEALRPIREDEVTAMVESVFHDCTNSENLGKGLLVKKYLGTVAFNNITRLAFGKRFVNSEGVIDEQGVEFKAIVANGLKLGASLAMAEHIPWLRWMFPLEEEAFAKHGARRDRLTRAIMEEHTQARQKSGGAKQHFVDALLTLQDKYDLSEDTIIGLLWDMITAGMDTTAISVEWAMAELIKNPRVQQKAQEELDRVIGFERVLTETDFSNLPYLQCVAKEAMRLHPPTPLMLPHRSNANVKIGGYDIPKGSNVHVNVWAVARDPAVWKNPLEFRPERFLEEDVDMKGHDFRLLPFGAGRRVCPGAQLGINLVTSMLGHLLHHFCWAPPEGVKPEEIDMVENPGLVTYMRTPVQAVATPRLPSHLYKRVPADI, translated from the exons atgtCTCTCCTCCTAGCAATCCCCATCTCCCTCATCACCCTCCTCCTCTCCTACACCCTCTACCAGAGACTAAAGTTCAAGCTCCCACCGGGGCCGAGACCATGGCCCGTGGTCGGCAACCTCTACGACATAAAGCCCGTCCGGTTCCGGTGCTTCGCCGAGTGGGCGCAGTCCTACGGTCCAATCATATCAGTCTGGTTCGGCTCAACCTTAAACGTGGTCGTGTCGAATTCAGAGCTGGCCAAGGAGGTTCTTAAGGAGAAGGACCAGCAGTTGGCCGACCGGCACAGGAGTCGGTCGGCCGCGAAGTTTAGCCGTGATGGGCAGGATCTCATCTGGGCTGATTACGGCCCCCACTACGTGAAGGTGAGGAAGGTGTGCACGCTGGAGCTTTTCTCACCGAAGAGGCTTGAGGCGTTGAGGCCTATCAGGGAAGATGAGGTTACCGCCATGGTTGAGTCCGTTTTTCATGACTGCACCAATTCTG AAAATTTGGGGAAAGGTCTATTGGTGAAGAAGTACTTGGGGACAGTGGCATTCAACAACATCACAAGGCTAGCATTTGGGAAAAGATTTGTGAACTCAGAAGGTGTGATAGATGAACAAGGAGTGGAATTTAAGGCTATAGTGGCAAATGGGTTAAAGCTAGGAGCATCTCTTGCCATGGCAGAGCATATCCCTTGGCTGCGGTGGATGTTCCCCCTAGAAGAGGAGGCTTTTGCCAAGCACGGAGCACGCCGCGACAGACTCACCAGAGCCATCATGGAAGAGCACACACAGGCACGCCAGAAATCTGGTGGAGCCAAGCAACACTTTGTAGATGCTCTGCTTACATTGCAAGACAAGTATGACCTCAGTGAAGATACGATCATTGGTCTCCTTTGG GATATGATCACGGCTGGGATGGACACAACAGCAATCTCAGTTGAGTGGGCAATGGCTGAGTTGATTAAAAACCCAAGGGTGCAGCAAAAAGCTCAAGAGGAGCTAGACCGGGTAATTGGGTTTGAAAGGGTCTTAACAGAAACTGACTTCTCAAACCTCCCTTATCTACAATGTGTGGCCAAGGAAGCTATGAGGCTGCACCCACCAACACCACTAATGCTCCCTCATCGTTCCAATGCCAATGTTAAAATTGGAGGCTATGACATCCCAAAGGGGTCTAATGTACACGTGAACGTGTGGGCCGTAGCCCGTGACCCAGCTGTGTGGAAGAACCCGTTGGAGTTCCGACCCGAGAGATTTCTCGAGGAGGATGTAGACATGAAGGGACATGATTTTAGGTTGCTGCCATTCGGAGCGGGTCGGCGGGTTTGCCCCGGTGCACAACTTGGGATCAACTTGGTGACATCCATGTTGGGTCACCTCCTGCACCATTTCTGTTGGGCCCCACCTGAAGGAGTGAAGCCTGAGGAGATTGACATGGTTGAGAACCCTGGTTTGGTTACTTACATGAGGACCCCAGTACAGGCTGTGGCCACTCCTAGGCTTCCCTCACACTTGTACAAACGTGTGCCCGCTGATATTTga
- the LOC130730029 gene encoding uncharacterized protein LOC130730029, protein MREMGIARRRDMVAVVGGEFGGERGGGVSRKGVELGSKLKLIYMKGRREGVGENWKYCVRVYSIVSYMLITHKGQILARKWKFEDAQGASGLQSPLITQGGGNHLPLK, encoded by the exons ATGAGGGAGATGGGGATTGCTAGGAGGAGAGacatggtggcggtggtgggtgGAGAATTTGGAGGTGAGAGAGGTGGTGGAGTTTCTAGGAAGGGGGTGGAACTTGGAAGCAAGTTGAAACTGATATATATGAAGGGAAGAAGAGAGGGAGTTGGTGAAAATTGGAAGTATTGTGTTCGTGTGTATAGTATCGTTTCCTACATGCTCATAACTCATAA AGGGCAAATTTTGGCAAGAAAATGGAAATTTGAGGATGCACAGGGGGCCAGCGGGTTGCAGAGTCCGCTCATCACCCAAGGCGGTGGCAATCATCTCCCTTTGAAGTAA